A single genomic interval of Roseomonas aeriglobus harbors:
- a CDS encoding CoA transferase, which translates to MTEQHRQRPLEGLRVIDLTRALAGPYATLLLAGLGAEVIKVEDPRGGDLARDNSPYVGRDGITVEKVHDDDLSVSHLTRARGKLGVSLNLKAPGATGVFLDLVRSADIVVENFTAGTADRLGIGYAAAKAANPRIIYCSLSGFGATAPEGGKAMDIIIQALSGAMYASGEADAPPVRIGIPIADMLAPVFSVIGILSALEQRHRTGVGQHIDVSMLGALTSFVAIENWSAMAAAGMQARTGLTVQRLSPFGVFECRDGFIALVAVHEKLAQGLFRAMNRPELAGDPRFATRDARVANAALLEANITAWSCGLSVADAVARLEAEGVPVAPVRHPDEALLDPRVIERREAVPVAHPSYEADIDLRTAGVPIVFSDADTGFDDVLPIRIGEHNDHVLGETLGYSPERIGELRTQGVI; encoded by the coding sequence TTGACCGAACAGCACCGCCAACGGCCGCTCGAGGGCCTGCGCGTGATCGACCTGACGCGGGCGCTGGCCGGCCCCTACGCGACCCTGCTGCTGGCGGGCCTTGGTGCGGAAGTCATCAAGGTCGAGGACCCGCGCGGCGGCGATCTGGCACGCGACAACAGCCCCTATGTCGGACGCGATGGGATCACCGTCGAAAAGGTGCACGACGACGACCTGTCGGTGTCGCATCTGACGCGCGCACGCGGCAAGCTGGGTGTGTCACTCAACCTGAAAGCGCCGGGCGCAACGGGCGTCTTCCTCGACCTCGTGCGCAGCGCCGACATCGTCGTCGAGAATTTCACCGCCGGCACCGCCGATCGCCTGGGCATCGGCTATGCCGCGGCCAAGGCCGCCAATCCACGCATCATCTATTGCTCGCTGTCCGGCTTCGGCGCGACCGCGCCGGAGGGCGGCAAGGCGATGGACATCATCATCCAGGCCCTGTCCGGCGCGATGTATGCCAGCGGCGAGGCCGACGCGCCGCCCGTGCGCATCGGCATCCCGATCGCCGACATGCTGGCGCCGGTGTTCTCGGTCATCGGCATCCTGTCGGCCCTCGAACAGCGGCATCGTACCGGGGTTGGCCAGCATATCGACGTGTCGATGCTGGGAGCGCTGACCAGTTTCGTCGCGATCGAGAATTGGTCGGCGATGGCGGCGGCAGGCATGCAGGCCAGGACCGGGCTGACCGTTCAGCGCCTGTCGCCGTTCGGCGTGTTCGAATGCCGCGACGGGTTCATCGCGCTCGTCGCGGTGCACGAGAAACTGGCGCAGGGTCTGTTCCGCGCGATGAACCGTCCGGAACTCGCCGGCGATCCCCGCTTCGCCACGCGGGATGCGCGCGTCGCCAACGCTGCACTGCTGGAGGCGAACATCACGGCCTGGTCGTGCGGGCTGTCGGTCGCCGATGCGGTGGCGCGGCTCGAGGCGGAGGGCGTTCCCGTCGCCCCCGTGCGGCACCCCGATGAAGCGCTGCTCGACCCGCGCGTCATCGAACGGCGCGAGGCCGTGCCGGTCGCCCATCCCTCCTATGAGGCCGACATCGACTTGCGGACGGCGGGCGTGCCGATCGTCTTCTCGGACGCCGACACCGGGTTCGACGACGTCCTGCCGATCAGGATCGGCGAGCATAACGACCATGTGCTCGGCGAGACGCTGGGATATTCGCCCGAACGCATCGGTGAATTGCGTACCCAGGGCGTGATTTGA